A portion of the Meriones unguiculatus strain TT.TT164.6M chromosome 11, Bangor_MerUng_6.1, whole genome shotgun sequence genome contains these proteins:
- the Styxl2 gene encoding LOW QUALITY PROTEIN: serine/threonine/tyrosine-interacting-like protein 2 (The sequence of the model RefSeq protein was modified relative to this genomic sequence to represent the inferred CDS: inserted 2 bases in 1 codon), with the protein MATGGDPEEEQVVPNEEEEADVRAVQARYLRSPSPSQYSVVSEAETESIFMEPIHLSSAVAAKQIINEELKPRGLRTDTECPGMLESAEQLLVEDLYNRVREKMDDKSLFNTPCVLDLQRALIQDRQEAPRNEVDEVWPNVFIAEKSVAVNKGRLKRLGITHILNAAHGTGVYTGSEFYTGLEIQYLGVEVDDFPEVDISQHFRKAAEFLDEALLTYRGKVLVSSEMGISRSAVLVVAYLMIFHSMAILEALMTVRRKRAIYPNDGFLKQLRELNEKLMEEREEEYGEEEGEEDARSTLGARVNSLMVEEEDDATSHLSGSSLGKASQVSKPVTLIDEEEEEKLYEEWKKGQGLPKGEAAQGRKGSCSTSSAQDGNDCEDEDVERIIQEWQRRNERYQAKVHQQWSREEEEEEQRPYVSRRRRHTLSESSASESVSSQDIRVLKQQLERSSQSRSGRHHSDSESTESTWDMWNERLLEIEREAARKYHSKSRREEMDADSEAGSRVREDDEASVLSEASSFYNFCSRNKDKLTALERWKIKRIQFGFHKRDSEVGDGGSEHGTEEPAAEKNLSDVNLTAYQAWKLKHQKKVGNENKEEVVEMSKGEDAALAKKRQRRLELLERSRQTLEESQSMGSWEANSSAASGSIPLSAFWSAAPSVSGDGDTASVLSHHSQLSQPASNMXPPPPLPNLPVGPGDTISIASIQNWIASVVNETLAQKQNEMLLLSRSPSVASVKAASAASLLGDDQTSVLSAPLSGRSDVQSVLSSSSSLTSGAGGGGNRVRGTSKPLYSLFADDVDLKELGRKEREMQTELQEKMSEYKREKLASDSKRSSLFKKKKAKEDEGSSAGDREEDTDSAIGSFRYSSRSNSQKPETDTSSSLAVSDHYGNGAGSRKETDISTWLSGLRPEGRSPPQSDWSGGSRGRSTRSSLLRETESKSCSYKFSKSRSEEQDTTFHAADGNAVRSTSRFSSSATKEAREMHKFSRSTFSETSSSREGSPEPYFFRRTPEPSDGEESPEPRRPNWARPRDWEDVEESSKTDFAEFGAKRKFTQSFMRSEEEGEKERTENREEGRFAAGRQSQFRRSTNRQEEEEMDDEAIIAAWRRRQEETRTKLQRRRED; encoded by the exons GTACTCCGTggtctcagaagcagaaactgAAAGCATTTTCATGGAACCCATCCATCTCTCCTCAGCTGTCGCTGCCAAACAGATCATCAATGAAG AACTCAAGCCTCGAGGTCTCAGAACAGACACCGAGTGTCCAGGCATGCTGGAATCCGCCGAACAGCTGCTGGTGGAAGACCTGTACAACCGTGTCAGGGAGAAGATGGACGACAAGAGCCTGTTCAACACCCCCTGTGTGCTGGACCTGCAGCGGGCGCTGATCCAGGACCGGCAAGAGGCCCCTCGGAATGAGGTGGATGAGGTCTGGCCCAACGTCTTTATTGCCGAGAA gagtGTGGCTGTGAACAAGGGGAGGCTCAAAAGGCTGGGAATCACCCACATCCTGAATGCTGCACACGGCACAGGCGTTTACACCGGCTCTGAATTCTACACCGGCCTGGAGATCCAGTACCTGGGGGTGGAAGTGGATGACTTCCCGGAGGTGGACATCTCCCAGCATTTCCGGAAGGCAGCTGAGTTCCTTGATGAAGCACTGCTGACCTATCGAG gAAAAGTCCTGGTCAGCAGCGAGATGGGCATCAGTAGGTCAGCAGTACTGGTGGTCGCCTACCTGATGATCTTCCACAGCATGGCCATCCTGGAGGCCTTGATGACCGTGCGCAGAAAGCGGGCTATCTACCCCAATGACGGCTTCCTAAAACAGCTTCGGGAGCTCAACGAGAAACtgatggaggagagggaggaggagtatggtgaggaggagggtgaggaggaTGCCAGGAGCACACTGGGTGCTAGAGTAAATTCACTCATGgtggaagaagaagatgatgccaCCAGCCACCTGAGTGGCTCCTCCTTGgggaaggccagccaggtctccAAGCCAGTCACCCTCattgatgaagaggaggaggagaagctatATGAAGAGTGGAAGAAGGGGCAGGGCCTCCCCAAGGGCGAGGCTGCTCAGGGTCGAAAGGGTAGTTGCTCTACCTCCTCGGCCCAGGATGGGAATGACTGTGAGGATGAGGATGTAGAAAGGATAATCCAGGAGTGGCAGAGACGAAATGAGAGGTACCAAGCCAAAGTGCACCAACAGTGGAGtcgggaggaagaagaggaggaacagaGGCCCTATGTCAGCAGAAGGCGCAGACACACCCTAAGCGAGAGCAGCGCCTCGGAGAGCGTGAGCAGCCAGGACATCCGGGTCTTGAAGCAGCAGCTGGAGAGGAGCAGCCAAAGCCGCAGTGGAAGACACCACTCTGACTCTGAGTCTACAGAGAGCACGTGGGACATGTGGAATGAGAGGCTGCTGGAGATCGAGAGGGAGGCTGCCAGGAAGTACCATTCCAAGAGCAGGCGGGAGGAGATGGATGCTGATTCAGAGGCAGGGAGCAGGGTCCGAGAGGATGACGAGGCGAGCGTGCTATCTGAGGCCAGCTCCTTCTACAACTTCTGCAGCAGGAACAAGGACAAGCTCACTGCCCTGGAAAGGTGGAAGATTAAGAGAATCCAGTTTGGATTTCACAAGAGAGACTCAGaggtgggagatggaggcagtgaGCACGGCACGGAAGAGCCAGCAGCGGAGAAGAACCTCTCTGATGTCAACCTGACAGCCTACCAGGCCTGGAAGCTGAAGCACCAGAAAAAGGTGGGCAATGAGAACAAAGAGGAGGTCGTGGAGATGAGCAAGGGAGAGGACGCAGCGTTGGCCAAGAAGAGACAACGGAGACTGGAGTTGCTGGAGAGAAGCCGGCAGACGCTGGAAGAGAGCCAGTCCATGGGAAGCTGGGAGGCCAACAGCTCAGCTGCCAGCGGGAGCATCCCTCTGTCTGCATTCTGGTCTGCAGCCCCCTCGGTCAGTGGAGATGGGGACACAGCGTcagtgctgagccatcactctcaACTGTCCCAGCCTGCAAGTAACAT GCCGCCACCCCCGCTGCCTAACCTGCCAGTGGGGCCCGGAGACACCATTTCCATTGCCAGTATCCAGAACTGGATTGCCAGCGTAGTCAATGAAACCCTCGCACAGAAGCAAAACGAAATGCTCCTGCTGTCCCGCTCGCCCTCGGTTGCCAGCGTGAAGGCGGCATCCGCAGCCAGCCTCCTGGGGGATGACCAGACCTCGGTGCTCAGCGCCCCCCTAAGTGGACGCTCTGACGTGCAGTCTGTGCTGTCCTCCAGCAGCTCGCTGACCTCCGGGGCTGGAGGCGGCGGAAACAGAGTGAGGGGGACCAGCAAGCCCCTCTACAGCCTCTTTGCTGACGACGTGGACCTAAAGGAGCTGGGccggaaggagagagagatgcagACGGAGctgcaggagaagatgtctgagtACAAAAGGGAGAAGCTGGCCTCCGACAGCAAGCGCAGCTCTCTCTTCAAGAAGAAGAAGGCCAAGGAGGACGAGGGCAGCAGCGCGGGGGACAGAGAGGAGGACACGGACAGCGCCATCGGGAGCTTCCGCTACTCCTCCCGCAGTAACTCCCAGAAGCCCGAGACAGACACCTCCTCCTCCCTGGCCGTCTCCGATCACTATGGAAACGGAGCCGGCAGCCGGAAGGAGACCGACATTAGCACGTGGCTCAGCGGCCTCCGGCCGGAAGGAAGGTCTCCTCCCCAAAGCGATTGGTCTGGAGGCTCCCGGGGGAGGTCCACCAGGTCGTCCCTGCTCCGCGAAACGGAATCTAAGTCGTGCAGTTACAAGTTCTCCAAGTCCCGGTCAGAGGAGCAGGACACCACCTTCCACGCGGCGGACGGCAACGCCGTGAGAAGCACCTCGCGCTTCTCATCTTCCGCCACCAAGGAGGCCAGGGAGATGCACAAGTTCTCCAGGTCCACGTTCAGCGAGACCTCCAGCTCCCGCGAGGGGAGCCCAGAACCCTATTTCTTCCGCCGGACCCCTGAGCCCTCCGATGGGGAAGAGTCGCCAGAGCCAAGGCGCCCAAACTGGGCCAGGCCCAGGGACTGGGAGGATGTGGAAGAGTCATCCAAGACAGACTTCGCTGAGTTTGGGGCCAAGAGGAAATTCACCCAGAGCTTCATGAGGtctgaagaggagggagagaaagagaggacggagaacagagaggaagggaggttcGCTGCCGGCCGCCAGTCCCAGTTCCGGAGAAGCACAAACCggcaagaggaagaagaaatggacGACGAAGCCATCATTGCTGCCTGGAGACGGCGGCAAGAAGAAACCAGAACTAAACTGCAAAGGAGGCGGGAGGACTGA